In Streptococcus parauberis NCFD 2020, the sequence GTTGGCCATTTTTCAACAAAAGATTCTCTACGGTTATTTTGAACGATTGTCATTGTGACAGTATAGATCATTGTCATAAAAGCAGCAAAAATGAACAAAACAATTAAAAAGCTAACTAATTTGATCCCTTCTTGATAACTCCAAATTCCCCAACCAAGTTGATGCTGTGACACAAAGAATATGTAACTACTGACAGTGATAAATGTTGGTAGGATAAAAAAAAACCATCCAAAGAGGGCGTAGAATGTTTGTTTTATCTTTAACAGATAATGCCCCTCTTCAAAAAATGAATCTGTATAAGCATAGGTTACTTCTTTTTTTTTCATTTTTTCCATCGTATTTCCTTTTCTAAAATTGCATTTTTGATAATTATTGATTTAATCTTAAGACTTTAGGAGATTTATTACCCTTGCCCCAATAAAATCCTTGCTGTAATGAGATCCCAATTTTTTGCAACATTTTCGATTTTTTGCGACTGTCTACTCTTTCCACAACAATTGCAATCTCTCTTTCAGATACAAGTTTTAACCATTTTGTATAGCACACCAGTAGAAGAATATAAAACAGTGAAAAAGTCCCCGTTAGGCTGATTTTGATGCGATCATAATAGTCTTTATATTTAATATAAAGCAAACAAGTATTAATTTCTTCCGTAAAATCATCTATGGCAATCGTAAAATGATAAGCTTTTAAGGTTCTTAAAATGTCAGTAAGACTGTCCATCAGCTCAGGTTTATGGCGAGGGCGATGTTCTGTAATTTCAATAATTAAGCGATCAGAAAATGAACTTACTCGATCAAAGAAAAAAGTAGTTGCTGAAAATTGAAATTGATCAATATCAAAATTTAGTGAAAAGATAGTCTTAGGATTTTCCTCTAACACCTTAAGAATCTCAATTTGAAACCACTGAAAAAAGTTCTGGTATTTTACCTCGTTTGAGAGAATCTCACAGAATAACTGGGTCGGAAATTGGTCCTTCTCAGTCGATCTGAGCAGCACTTCATATTCCTCTACGATTATTGAATTTCTTTTTTCGACTTTAACAATCGGTTGGAAGATCAAATATAATTGGTCTAATGACATTCTTTTCCTTTATCTTTCTTTTAGTATGAAGCAATGAATCATTTCCTCATTGATATTCGTTTAACTGAATGTATTAGGATAAAGACAGATGAACTCTCTTTTGTGAATTCTTGTGGTTGTACATCTCTTTATCTGCTTGATCCAAAAAGTATATTAAGTCATTACTTGCAGTATTTTCTGCAAAAACTTTACCAAACGACACAGAGACACCATATTTTTCAAAGTCATCCATGCGCATTTTAATATTGGATTGAATTCCGACAACATCTTGATAAGTTACATCTGGAATCAGGACACTAAACTCATCTCCACCTATCCGAGAGATGATAGCCTCAGATGGAAATTCCATCTTTAAAATATTTGCAAAATCAATTAATAATTGATCTCCTATTTTATGACCAAACTGATCATTAGATTGTTTGAAATTATCTAAATCAAAGACAAAAATCCAGGTTGATTGATTATTTTTTTGGATTTGGTCTTTGTAATAATCTACCATTTTCCGACGATTAAAGACATTTGTTAACGGGTCCTGATAAATGAGTTCCCTATACTTTTCTTTCTCTTTGACTTGATCGGAGACATTCATAGTAATACAACAGATGGCATAAGTCTGTCCTCTTCTATTTTTCACTGGTGAATAAGAGGTATAAAGATAAATAGTTTCACCATTGTAGTTGAAAGAATCTTGGGAGGTTTGAAAACCTGAAAACAAGGCCTGTTTACAATTTTCTTTCAATAACTGCATATGATTTTCAGATAAATACTTGGATACACTGTCTCCTTTTTTTGGACTTACCTGATAATACTTTTCCATAAAGTTGATGTTGGATTGATTTAGGTATAAAAATTGATAGTTTAAATCAATAATGTAAAGATTGACATTATCGAGGACTTCAAAACTATCTTGAAACAAGGTCTTTTCATTTTCATAAGCTTCAAAGTAGGAGAGAATCCGTTTAACTTCAAAGAAGATAAAATAAAGCACAAAACCTGCAACCAGAAGATAGATCAGAGTTGATTGATCCCAATCTTTTGTTTCTAGATAGAGAAGTGTGCAAAAAATTATGAACAATAGCAAAAATTGCCCATAAATGGTTGTTAATATTTTTCTTCGATAATTCTTAGGGACTATATTTTTTTTAAACATACTTTTTTCCAATAAATGGTCTTATTTTTTCAATTTTTAATAATAGATACAATTCTTAGTATAACCCATTTTTATAAAAAAGCTAGCTATATTTTGACCACTTTGTTAAAATTTCAAAATTTTATGTTTTATGATAATAAATTAAGCTAAAATACTGATTTACTAACATTCTGCTAGGGCTATTTTTTTTATTTTGTCACATAATAAAAAGGAAATACCAATCCAGGTGTTTCCTTTTCTATTTATAAATGACTATTTCTTAGATTATCCTAGCAATCGTTTAAAATTCTGCTCATAGGCTACTGTATAGTGTTTATAATTTTCTTGATTAGGATAGTATTCTTGATCCTGTCTTTGACTTATGTAGCTTTGACCTAAAGCTTCTTTTGTTAGTATATAGGCTGCTCGACATCCCACTTCTTTTTCGTCCGATTGAACAATGATTTTACCACTAATATCGGCTAAAAGTTCAATAAAGAGTTGAGTTTGGAAAAGGCCTCCGCTGACATAAAGGGTGTCGACAGGGTAGTGTTTCTCAATACTTTCTAAAATCATTCTGAGGTTATAGAAGAGACCCTCTATACAAGCACGAGCAAAGTGAGATTTCTGGTGAGTGAAGGACAGATTATGGAAAGCCCCTCTGGTTTCAGAGTCCCATAGAGGTGCCCTTTCACCGCCAAGATAAGGTAGGAAACAAAGATTATTTGCTCCAATTGGTGTCGCTTCTATATCTTGGAAGATAGATTCTAAAGCTTGCCCTTGGTAAAAGGTTTTGTGTAGCCATTCCAGGATATTACCACCTGAATTGCTTGGGCCACCAATGACCCAAAGGCCTTTTTTGACGGCATAGGTAAAGAGACTGCCACTTTCTTCTACTTGCAAATCTTGCGATAAGAGGCGAACAGCTGATGAGGTGCCAATTGTAATAACAGCAGCATTTTCAGCCATTTGGCCAATACCTAAATTTGCCATCGGTCCATCCCCTGCTCCATATATAAAGCGGGTCTCCGAAGTCATGCCATTTAAGCCTTGAAAAACAGCTGGCAGACATTGAACAAAGTCTAGAGAATCCTTAATTTCTGGCAAAAGAGCAGGCGAAATCTCAAGATAATTAAGAATCTTCTGATCCCAGGTCCCTTGCTGCAGATTTACTAAACCAGTCCCCGTCGCTGAGGAAATATCAATAGCATTAACAGCAAAAAGCCGATAGAAGAGATAGTCCTTGATTCCCATCAGATGAGCAGTTTGGACCATTAAGTCTGGCTTTTCACTTTGAAAATACTTGATTTTTGCCAACCAACTCATAGGGTGAATCGGCGTCCCAGAAGTGGTCATAAATACCCGTCCCACTTCTGAGTCCTTAATCGCTTCCGCAGCAGCTTTGGCTCGGGTATCAGCCCAGGTTATAGAAGGCGTTAGCAGAGAATAAGCTTGGTCTAAAAGAATTAAGGAGTGCATCTGGCAAGAAAAAGCCACCGCATCAATTTTATCTTCAGCTTTCAAACTAGTGCAGACTTCCTGAATCAGTTGAACCAATCCCTGATAAATAGCTTCAGGATCTTGCTCGGCTTGCCCTTGGTCACCTCGTAGCAAGTAGTTTGCTCGACTGTGGGCAGAAATAGCCTGGCCATCGTTTTGGTAGAGAATCCCTTTTGTTGCTGTTGTCCCAATATCAATGCCCAAAATATAATTCATAGCGCTGCTCTTTCTAATCTAGTTTTCTGTCTGCAATTAATTTTTGATACCAGCAATAGGAATCCTTTTTATATCTGGCTAAAGAGCCTTGGCCCTGGTCGTCCTTGTCTACGTAGATGACCCCGTAGCGTTTGGACATTTCACCCGTCGAAGCCGAAACCAAGTCTAAAATCCCCCAAGAAATATATCCAATCAAAGGAATGTTATCCTCAAGGGATTTAGCCACTTCGTTCAGGTGTTCTTCCATATAGGCAATCCGGTAAGGGTCATGGACGGTCTTGTCACCTTCCAGTTTATCCTGTGCACCTAAGCCATTTTCAACAATAAACAAGGGTTTTCTGTATTTTTCATAAAGGCTGTTAATGGTGATTCGCAAGCCTTTAGGGTCAATAGCCCAGCCCCAATCACTGACTTTGAGGTAAGGGTTTTTGGCTGATTTGACCACATTGCCGCTATTGATTTCCACGCGACTCATATCAGCAATAGACGTTCGTGATGAATAATAACTGAAAGCTACAAAATCAACGCTTGATTTGAGGGTTTGTCGGTCCTCATCAGTGATTTCTAGACTGACATTTTTGTCTTTGAGAATTTTGTCCATATAAAAAGGGTATTCGCCATGTACTTGAACATCAACAAAGAAGGTATTGAGGCGGTCGTCCATCATGGCTTTCCAGACGTCATCTGGGTTACAAGAGTAAGGGTAAAAACTGCCTCCTGCAATCATGCAGCCAATTTGTCCCTGAGGGCATAGATTCTTGAAGCTCTTAACTGCCTTGGAACTAGCCAATAACATATGATGCGCAGCTTGGAAGAGTACTTGGTCTCTGTTTTCATTTTCCGAAATAGCCAAGCCAGCACCTGAGAAAGGACTATGCAAGACGATGTTGATCTCGTTAAAGGTAATCCAGTAATCCACAAGCTGGCCAAAGGCTTTAAAACAAGTTTCGGCAAAGTTTAGATAGAAATCGATAACCTGACGGTTGCGCCAAGAACCATAATCGCGGACCAAGCCCATTGGAATATCAAAGTGGGCCAAGGTCACCAAAATTTTCATCTTTCTCTGACGACAAGCTTCAAAGAGATTTTGGTAAAATGCCAAACCTTCTGGGTTAGCTTGACTTTCGTCACCATTTGGAAAAAGACGACTCCATGAGATGGAGGTTCTAAAAATTTCTAAGCCCATGTCGGCCAACATGTCCAAGTCTTCTTGGTAATGATGGTAGAAGTCAATACCGGAATGGCTAGGATAATAGTGTTGAGCATCAAGTTGAGGATCGCTGACATAGCCTAATTTGACAGGCATCCGATCGGGTCCATGAGGAATCATGTCGATATTTGACAGTCCTCGTCCCCCTTCTTGCCAAGCACCCTCGGCCTGGTTTGCTGCAATAGCACCACCAAAAAGAAATGATTTAGGAAATTGACTTGTTTCTGTCATAGCTCTGTCCTATTTTCTAGTCACATCATGACCGCCAAAGCCATTTCGTAAGGCTGCCAAAACTTTTCCGGTTACTGTGTCATCTTGCAATGAGCGGTTACGCATCATCAATGAAAGGGCGATAACTGGTGCAGGAACCTCTAAATCAAGACTTTCCTCAACAGTCCATTTGCCTTCGCCAGATGCTTGAACCCGGCCGATGATATTTTCTAAATGTGGATCTTTAGCAAATTCTTGTTCAGCTAATTCCATTAGCCATCCGCGAATAACTGAACCGTGATTCCAAAGTTTAGCCACTTTTTCAAAGTCATAGTCAAAAGGACTAGCATCTAATATTTCAAAGCCTTCAGCAATAGCCTGCATCATGCCATATTCAATCCCATTGTGGATCATTTTTAAATAATGACCACTACCAACGCGTCCAGTATAGAGGTAGCCATCTTCTTGAGCCAAAGCAGCAATAATTGGTTCTACAATAGGCCAAGCCTCTTGGTCGCCACCAATCATAAAGTTAGCACCATTGCGGGCACCAGACATGCCACCTGAAGTTCCCGCATCGAAGTAATAAAGACCTGCTTGATGTGCTACTTCAGCTTGTTTTAAATTATCTTTATAATTAGAATTGCCACCATCGATAATAATATCTTTGGCATCTAAATGTTCAATTAAATAATCAATGGTTTCATTTGTAATTTGTCCAGAAGGTAGCATGACCCAAACAATACGTGGAGTCGGCAAAGTAGCAATCATGTCATCAATACTTGCTACAGGTAAAATTTTTTCTGAATAGTCAGCTGCTGTTTTAACAGCTTCTTGGTTAATATCATACACTGCTAGTTCTTGACCATGGTCAACGGCGTTAAATGATAAATTCAAGCCCATTTTCCCTAATCCAATAATTCCAAACATATAATCCTCTTTCCTTTTAAAAAAACAAATTGCGCCCAACAGGATGTGCGCAATTTGATTACTATTTGACTGGTCAGCTTTTTCATCTGACTGGCTAACAGTCAATCAAAATCCTTCACATTTTGTTCTCTAACTCAAATGACTGATTTTCAATTACTGATTTAAACCAGTAAGCTGATTTTTTTAAACTTCTTTTCTTATCATTTTCAAGATCAATCGAAACCAAACCATATCGATTTTTAAAAGCATTCATCGGTGAGACACAGTCAGTAAAGGCCCAGAGCATATAGCCCTCACATTTAGAACCTTCTTCAACCCCTCGAAGAAGATGGTAAAGATGTTGACTAATGTAGTCAATGCGGTACTGGTCATCAATCATACCTGATTGATTTTTGAATCGATCTTCATCTTCCTGTCCCATTCCGTTTTCCGCAATAAACCAAGGAATATCAGGATAGTTACGATTCATATAAAGTGATAAGTCATACATAATTTGAGGATAAATTTCCCAACCGCGTGATTGATTCATCTGGCGACCAGGTAACTGAAAATCCTCATAGTATTTTTCTGGATGGAAGTGTTCACCTTCTCTCCAAGCAAATCGTTGTGATTTCACACGCTTTGGATAATATTGATTTAAACCAACAAAATCAAGCCTGTTTGTGGAGATTAGCGCAAGCTCTTCTTCCGTTGGATCAAAATAAATATCATTTTCTTTGCAGAGCTCAATCAATTCCTCAGGATAAGACCCTTTAATCATTGGGTCTAAGAAGACCCGATTGTAAAATAAGTCATAGCGTCTAGCCGCATCAAGGTCTTCTTGAGAACTTGATCTAGGATAAACCATTTCCGGATTAATGATACAGCCAATCCGTCCTGAATAGCCGCCTTCATGGAAAATCTTAACAACTTTAGCAGTGGCTAAAACCTTATGGTAGTTCCAAAGCATCCATTTTTTAGAATTTCTTTCATGTGGCCATCTAATAGCATCCAGATAGCAGCGGGTTTGACTAACAATTGGCTCATTAAAGGTAATCCAATCCTGAACCCGATCACCATAGCGTTGAAAAAGGACTTGCGCGTATTGAACAAATAAGTCAACAACTTTTTTGCTAGACCAAGCATCATATTTTTCCATTAACTGATAGGGAACTTCATAATGTTCCAAACAGATAATTGGTTTGACCCCAATGGCTACCAACCCATTAATGACAGCGTCAATATGACTAGCATAATCCTCATCGACAATCAGATTTTCATAATCGATAAAGAAACGAGACCAATTGATGGAGGTGCGATAATGACTAATCCCAATTTCTGACATTAAGTCTAAATCATCTTGATACATTTCCATAAAATTGGTAGCTACTTGTGGGCCCTGCCCTTGATGCCAAACAAAGGGTTCTTCTTGAAACCATTTATCTAAGAAGGAATCTTGACCTGGTTTTTTACCAATCCAACCCTCTGTTTGCCATGCTGAAGTGGCAGCACCCAGAATAAAATTTTCTGGGATCTTTATTTTCATAAGTTGTCCTTAGTTTTGTGCAAGTTGTTCTTTATTTGCAATTTTAACAAATGGTAGGTAAATCAGAATTGAGACAACAATACAGATGGCTTGAGTTGCTACAGCACCCCAGTCACCAGCAGTTGCAAGGTATCCATTGATTAATGGTGGTGTTGGCCATGGAACCATTACAGCAGCTTTAGCAGCAAAACCCACTGCTGTTGCAAAGTATCCGATAGTACCAGTTACTAATGGAGTTATAATAAATGGAATTGCTAAGATTGGGTTAAGCATGATTGGCATACCAAAGATAACTGGTTCGTTGATATTGAAGATACTTGGACCAATTGATAATTTAGTGATTTCTTTCATATCATCACGTTTACCAACCAAGAAGATTGATACTAATAGACCAATAGTTACACCTGAACCACCCATACTCATATACATATCCCAGAAAGGCATAGTGATAATATTTGGAAGTTCTTTCCCAGCTTGGAAAGCTTCAGTATTGACAGCAATTGCAGCAAGTAACAACGGTTCGCGGATTGGTTTAACCATTTGGTTACCGTGGATACCGATTACCCAGAAGACTTGAGCAACAAAGACAAGTAATAAGATACCAGGTAAACCTTGAACAACACCTTCTAAAGGTTTTTGAACAATGTTATAGATAATATCGTAAGCATAAAGACCAGTAATGGCTTTGATAATGAAACCGCCAGTAGCAATTGTTGCTACAGTAATAACTGTAGGAAATAACGCTGAGAAACTTTTAGCAACACTTGGTGGAACAGTGTCCGGCATTTTAATTTGTAATTTATCTTGGCGGTTTAACCAACAGAATAATTCGATGGCTAAAACAGCAACAATCATTCCCAAGAAAAGACCTTTTGTATCAGTATATTGTTTTGCTAAAGCATTTGAAACCATAACTGATTTTTGATCTTCAGTGATAAATTCGAAGATGGTTGGGTTTACTGATAGGTAACTCATAACGGCTACAATACCTGCAAATACATTGTTTTGGTTATTAAGTTTTGATAATTCAATACCCATTAAGAAAACAACGTAAATGGTTAAGAAACTTAAGGTTACATACGAAATAGCAGAAGAAATTGGTTGTAAATCTGCTAAGAAACGTAAAGCTTCAAATCTGGCTAAACCAGTTTCAGCATTGAAAACCATTGCTGAGAACAAGGTCCCAAAGGCACCCGTGATGATAACTGGAATCAAGGCTGCAAAAGCATTCTTAATTACAATGATGTATCTGAGAGAGTTTACCCAGTTGGCAAAGCCTCCCAAGACTGTCGTCATTTTGTCTAAAAATGAATTTCCCATTTTTTTCTCCTAAAACTTTTTATAAATATCAATAACTTCTCTTGCTAAATCAAGGAAGGTAATTGCAGTCATTAAGTGATCTTGACTATGAACTAAAAGCAATGAAAAAGTTGTCATCTCACCGTTTGCTTCTTTGGTGAGCAGTGCTGTTTGTGCCTTATGAGCTTCAGCAATCTCCTGATCAGCTTCCTTCATTTTCAAGGCTGCTTCTTCATGTCTACCTTCTTTAACTATGGCAATGGCTTCCATGGCTGAAGATTTAGCATTCCCAGCATGGATTATGAGACTCATTGAGCTTTCTAAATCTTTCTGTTCCATATTGCCTCCACTTATTTTGCCATCAAGTCTTGCGCTTGTTTGACAACATTTGCCCCATTCATCGTTCCGTAGTTTTGAGGTGAAATCAAATCAATTGGAATATTGTGTTCAGCAAGTGCTTTCTTGAATTGACCTTCCATAAAGCGTACTTGAGGGCCGAGGAGAATAACATTAACCTTATTTTCAACAGCGTAATCTAAAGCCTCGGAAGAAGCGACAGCATTAACATCATAATCTAAACCAGATGCATTAATGTAGTCCTTCATTTTTGTCACTAATAAACTTGTGCTCATTCCAGCAGAGCAAACTAATAGGATTTTTTCTTGACTCATGGTAAAAGTCCTTTCACTTTTTTATAGTTTAATGATAGCGCTATCTTTTAGAGACTACCATAACTCTTTTTACCGTAGACTAACGGTAAAAGGGCAAAAGAAAAAACCAAATCCTGAGAAATGGCTTTATTTCAGTATTTGAACCAGAGTTTCAAAGGTAGGTACCTTTATCAATTGCTTAACTTTGGTCTGATCAAACATGATATTACTAGTGCTTTTATAGAAATTTTCCAGTTGTTTATCCTTTTCTTTGCCTATGGACATTAAGAAAATAACTTGAATTTGGTTGTTTTCCCATAAAATCGGCTCTTCTAAAATAGCAACACAAACAAAACTCTTGGAAGTCATTACCTTGTAGGGGTGAGGAAGGGCAATATAGCCAAAATCCGTTTGCCCGAGAGCTTCCCTTTTCATAACAGCCTCAAAGAAATCTGCTGGGGCTAAACCGTAATGACTGATGTGTTGGCACATTTGCTGCAAAGCTTCTTCTTTCGAAGAAGCCTTAAGTTTTGGCATAAAGAGATTGGTTGAATAATAATCTAAAAGATAGTTTTTCTCCCCCTCTTCAAAGAATTGCTTATACGTCAAAATGTCATTGGTATCAATGAACAAATTGATTTCATAAATCGGTACCGGATATTTTTTATTGAGACTAACTGTCGTAAAAATATAATCAATCTGATACCCTTC encodes:
- a CDS encoding EAL domain-containing protein yields the protein MSLDQLYLIFQPIVKVEKRNSIIVEEYEVLLRSTEKDQFPTQLFCEILSNEVKYQNFFQWFQIEILKVLEENPKTIFSLNFDIDQFQFSATTFFFDRVSSFSDRLIIEITEHRPRHKPELMDSLTDILRTLKAYHFTIAIDDFTEEINTCLLYIKYKDYYDRIKISLTGTFSLFYILLLVCYTKWLKLVSEREIAIVVERVDSRKKSKMLQKIGISLQQGFYWGKGNKSPKVLRLNQ
- a CDS encoding sensor domain-containing diguanylate cyclase — protein: MFKKNIVPKNYRRKILTTIYGQFLLLFIIFCTLLYLETKDWDQSTLIYLLVAGFVLYFIFFEVKRILSYFEAYENEKTLFQDSFEVLDNVNLYIIDLNYQFLYLNQSNINFMEKYYQVSPKKGDSVSKYLSENHMQLLKENCKQALFSGFQTSQDSFNYNGETIYLYTSYSPVKNRRGQTYAICCITMNVSDQVKEKEKYRELIYQDPLTNVFNRRKMVDYYKDQIQKNNQSTWIFVFDLDNFKQSNDQFGHKIGDQLLIDFANILKMEFPSEAIISRIGGDEFSVLIPDVTYQDVVGIQSNIKMRMDDFEKYGVSVSFGKVFAENTASNDLIYFLDQADKEMYNHKNSQKRVHLSLS
- a CDS encoding gluconokinase, coding for MNYILGIDIGTTATKGILYQNDGQAISAHSRANYLLRGDQGQAEQDPEAIYQGLVQLIQEVCTSLKAEDKIDAVAFSCQMHSLILLDQAYSLLTPSITWADTRAKAAAEAIKDSEVGRVFMTTSGTPIHPMSWLAKIKYFQSEKPDLMVQTAHLMGIKDYLFYRLFAVNAIDISSATGTGLVNLQQGTWDQKILNYLEISPALLPEIKDSLDFVQCLPAVFQGLNGMTSETRFIYGAGDGPMANLGIGQMAENAAVITIGTSSAVRLLSQDLQVEESGSLFTYAVKKGLWVIGGPSNSGGNILEWLHKTFYQGQALESIFQDIEATPIGANNLCFLPYLGGERAPLWDSETRGAFHNLSFTHQKSHFARACIEGLFYNLRMILESIEKHYPVDTLYVSGGLFQTQLFIELLADISGKIIVQSDEKEVGCRAAYILTKEALGQSYISQRQDQEYYPNQENYKHYTVAYEQNFKRLLG
- the ascB gene encoding 6-phospho-beta-glucosidase; amino-acid sequence: MTETSQFPKSFLFGGAIAANQAEGAWQEGGRGLSNIDMIPHGPDRMPVKLGYVSDPQLDAQHYYPSHSGIDFYHHYQEDLDMLADMGLEIFRTSISWSRLFPNGDESQANPEGLAFYQNLFEACRQRKMKILVTLAHFDIPMGLVRDYGSWRNRQVIDFYLNFAETCFKAFGQLVDYWITFNEINIVLHSPFSGAGLAISENENRDQVLFQAAHHMLLASSKAVKSFKNLCPQGQIGCMIAGGSFYPYSCNPDDVWKAMMDDRLNTFFVDVQVHGEYPFYMDKILKDKNVSLEITDEDRQTLKSSVDFVAFSYYSSRTSIADMSRVEINSGNVVKSAKNPYLKVSDWGWAIDPKGLRITINSLYEKYRKPLFIVENGLGAQDKLEGDKTVHDPYRIAYMEEHLNEVAKSLEDNIPLIGYISWGILDLVSASTGEMSKRYGVIYVDKDDQGQGSLARYKKDSYCWYQKLIADRKLD
- the gnd gene encoding phosphogluconate dehydrogenase (NAD(+)-dependent, decarboxylating), coding for MFGIIGLGKMGLNLSFNAVDHGQELAVYDINQEAVKTAADYSEKILPVASIDDMIATLPTPRIVWVMLPSGQITNETIDYLIEHLDAKDIIIDGGNSNYKDNLKQAEVAHQAGLYYFDAGTSGGMSGARNGANFMIGGDQEAWPIVEPIIAALAQEDGYLYTGRVGSGHYLKMIHNGIEYGMMQAIAEGFEILDASPFDYDFEKVAKLWNHGSVIRGWLMELAEQEFAKDPHLENIIGRVQASGEGKWTVEESLDLEVPAPVIALSLMMRNRSLQDDTVTGKVLAALRNGFGGHDVTRK
- a CDS encoding glycoside hydrolase family 1 protein, whose amino-acid sequence is MKIKIPENFILGAATSAWQTEGWIGKKPGQDSFLDKWFQEEPFVWHQGQGPQVATNFMEMYQDDLDLMSEIGISHYRTSINWSRFFIDYENLIVDEDYASHIDAVINGLVAIGVKPIICLEHYEVPYQLMEKYDAWSSKKVVDLFVQYAQVLFQRYGDRVQDWITFNEPIVSQTRCYLDAIRWPHERNSKKWMLWNYHKVLATAKVVKIFHEGGYSGRIGCIINPEMVYPRSSSQEDLDAARRYDLFYNRVFLDPMIKGSYPEELIELCKENDIYFDPTEEELALISTNRLDFVGLNQYYPKRVKSQRFAWREGEHFHPEKYYEDFQLPGRQMNQSRGWEIYPQIMYDLSLYMNRNYPDIPWFIAENGMGQEDEDRFKNQSGMIDDQYRIDYISQHLYHLLRGVEEGSKCEGYMLWAFTDCVSPMNAFKNRYGLVSIDLENDKKRSLKKSAYWFKSVIENQSFELENKM
- a CDS encoding PTS sugar transporter subunit IIC; protein product: MGNSFLDKMTTVLGGFANWVNSLRYIIVIKNAFAALIPVIITGAFGTLFSAMVFNAETGLARFEALRFLADLQPISSAISYVTLSFLTIYVVFLMGIELSKLNNQNNVFAGIVAVMSYLSVNPTIFEFITEDQKSVMVSNALAKQYTDTKGLFLGMIVAVLAIELFCWLNRQDKLQIKMPDTVPPSVAKSFSALFPTVITVATIATGGFIIKAITGLYAYDIIYNIVQKPLEGVVQGLPGILLLVFVAQVFWVIGIHGNQMVKPIREPLLLAAIAVNTEAFQAGKELPNIITMPFWDMYMSMGGSGVTIGLLVSIFLVGKRDDMKEITKLSIGPSIFNINEPVIFGMPIMLNPILAIPFIITPLVTGTIGYFATAVGFAAKAAVMVPWPTPPLINGYLATAGDWGAVATQAICIVVSILIYLPFVKIANKEQLAQN
- a CDS encoding PTS lactose/cellobiose transporter subunit IIA, whose product is MEQKDLESSMSLIIHAGNAKSSAMEAIAIVKEGRHEEAALKMKEADQEIAEAHKAQTALLTKEANGEMTTFSLLLVHSQDHLMTAITFLDLAREVIDIYKKF
- a CDS encoding PTS sugar transporter subunit IIB, with the protein product MSQEKILLVCSAGMSTSLLVTKMKDYINASGLDYDVNAVASSEALDYAVENKVNVILLGPQVRFMEGQFKKALAEHNIPIDLISPQNYGTMNGANVVKQAQDLMAK